One segment of Brassica napus cultivar Da-Ae chromosome C3, Da-Ae, whole genome shotgun sequence DNA contains the following:
- the LOC106352793 gene encoding DNA-(apurinic or apyrimidinic site) endonuclease, chloroplastic isoform X1 encodes MSNATTPFSINNNTKGKEMMKVAAATDQNCHQTVGSKDPQKEIEAMTVQELRATLRQAYAPFLCYCFGRHPNTCSLFLNHRKLGLPVKGLKQELISALQLHMDSNLQGESSGAETKETTSSTLSESVTIKRKIRNKEESTEDDCNSSEAYGEKRVKQSTEKKLKAKVSSKAILSEQHKSLTKAGKQKSRLKEEEASLTISSKVLKTDEIISSSVQSEPWTVLAHKKPEKDWKAYNPKTMRPPPLPEGTKSVKIMTWNVNGLRALLKLESFSALQLAQRENFDVLCLQETKIQVKDVEEVKKALSDGYDHSFWSCSVSKLGYSGTAIISRIKPLSVRYGTGHSGSDHDIEGRIVTTEFDSFYLISTYVPNSGDGLKRLSYRIEEWDRTLSKYIKELEKTKPVVLTGDLNCAHEEIDIYNPAGNKRSAGFTIEERQSFRENFLDKGLVDTFRKQHPGVLGYTYWGYRHGTRKTNKGWRLDYFLVSESISANVHDSYILPDINGSDHCPIGLILKL; translated from the exons ATGTCAAATGCTACTACGCCTTTCTCtatcaacaacaacaccaagGGAAAGGAAATGATGAAGGTAGCAGCAGCTACTGATCAGAATTGTCATCAGACAGTTGGTTCAAAG GATCCTCAAAAGGAAATTGAGGCCATGACGGTTCAAGAACTTAGAGCCACGCTGAGGCAAGCTTATGCGCCTTTTCTTTGTTATTGTTTCGGTAGACATCCAAATACTTGTTCTTTGTTTTTGAATCATAGGAAACTTGGATTACCTGTGAAGGGACTCAAACAAGAACTTATCTCAGCTTTACAACTTCATATGGACAGCAATTTACAAG GTGAAAGTTCTGGTGCAGAAACAAAGGAAACTACTTCATCCACCCTCTCAGAAAGTGTCACCATCAAAAGAAAGATCAGAAACAAGGAAGAGTCTACAGAAGATGACTGCAATAGCTCTGAAGCTTATGGAGAAAAAAGAGTAAAACAGTCTACTGAGAAAAAATTGAAAGCCAAAGTTTCTTCAAAAGCTATCTTAAGTGAACAACACAAGTCATTAACCAAAGCAG GTAAGCAGAAGTCTCGGTTAAAAGAGGAAGAAGCATCATTGACCATATCTAGCAAAGTCCTCAAAACCGATGAAATCATCTCATCCTCAGTTCAAAGTGAACCATGGACGGTACTTGCACATAAGAAGCCTGAAAAAGACTGGAAAGCTTATAACCCAAAGACAATGAGACCTCCCCCTCTCCCAGAGGGAACCAAGTCTGTGAAGATTATGACTTGGAATGTTAATGGATTGCGAGCACTGTTGAAGCTAGAGAGCTTCTCTGCTCTGCAGCTTGCTCAGAGAGAAAACTTTGATGTCTTGTGCTTGCAAGAGACAAAGATCCAG GTGAAGGATGTTGAGGAAGTTAAAAAAGCTCTTAGTGATGGCTATGATCATAGTTTCTGGTCTTGTAGCGTCTCAAAGCTTGGATACTCTGGAACTGCTATTATTTCAAGG ATAAAACCACTCTCAGTTAGATATGGTACTGGTCACTCTGGATCAGATCATGACATTGAAGGACGCATTGTGACCACTGAGTTCGACTCTTTCTACTTGATAAGCACATATGTCCCTAACTCTGGAGATGGCTTAAAAAGACTG TCATACAGGATTGAAGAATGGGATCGAACCCTCAGCAAGTACATCAAA GAGCTGGAGAAGACTAAACCTGTAGTCTTGACTGGTGATCTAAACTGTGCTCATGAAGAAATTGACATCTACAATCCTGCG ggGAACAAAAGAAGTGCTGGTTTTACAATAGAAGAAAGACAATCCTTCAGAGAAAACTTCTTAGACAAGGGCCTTGTAGATACCTTTAGAAAACAACATCCTGGTGTTTTAGGTTACACTTATTGGGGTTATCGCCATGGTACTCGCAAAACCAACAAAG GATGGAGACTGGACTACTTCTTGGTATCTGAATCGATCTCAGCCAATGTTCATGATTCTTATATTCTCCCTGATATCAATGGCAGTGATCATTGCCCCATTGGTCTTATTCTCAAGCTCTGA
- the LOC106352793 gene encoding DNA-(apurinic or apyrimidinic site) endonuclease, chloroplastic isoform X2, which translates to MSNATTPFSINNNTKGKEMMKVAAATDQNCHQTVGSKDPQKEIEAMTVQELRATLRKLGLPVKGLKQELISALQLHMDSNLQGESSGAETKETTSSTLSESVTIKRKIRNKEESTEDDCNSSEAYGEKRVKQSTEKKLKAKVSSKAILSEQHKSLTKAGKQKSRLKEEEASLTISSKVLKTDEIISSSVQSEPWTVLAHKKPEKDWKAYNPKTMRPPPLPEGTKSVKIMTWNVNGLRALLKLESFSALQLAQRENFDVLCLQETKIQVKDVEEVKKALSDGYDHSFWSCSVSKLGYSGTAIISRIKPLSVRYGTGHSGSDHDIEGRIVTTEFDSFYLISTYVPNSGDGLKRLSYRIEEWDRTLSKYIKELEKTKPVVLTGDLNCAHEEIDIYNPAGNKRSAGFTIEERQSFRENFLDKGLVDTFRKQHPGVLGYTYWGYRHGTRKTNKGWRLDYFLVSESISANVHDSYILPDINGSDHCPIGLILKL; encoded by the exons ATGTCAAATGCTACTACGCCTTTCTCtatcaacaacaacaccaagGGAAAGGAAATGATGAAGGTAGCAGCAGCTACTGATCAGAATTGTCATCAGACAGTTGGTTCAAAG GATCCTCAAAAGGAAATTGAGGCCATGACGGTTCAAGAACTTAGAGCCACGCTGAG GAAACTTGGATTACCTGTGAAGGGACTCAAACAAGAACTTATCTCAGCTTTACAACTTCATATGGACAGCAATTTACAAG GTGAAAGTTCTGGTGCAGAAACAAAGGAAACTACTTCATCCACCCTCTCAGAAAGTGTCACCATCAAAAGAAAGATCAGAAACAAGGAAGAGTCTACAGAAGATGACTGCAATAGCTCTGAAGCTTATGGAGAAAAAAGAGTAAAACAGTCTACTGAGAAAAAATTGAAAGCCAAAGTTTCTTCAAAAGCTATCTTAAGTGAACAACACAAGTCATTAACCAAAGCAG GTAAGCAGAAGTCTCGGTTAAAAGAGGAAGAAGCATCATTGACCATATCTAGCAAAGTCCTCAAAACCGATGAAATCATCTCATCCTCAGTTCAAAGTGAACCATGGACGGTACTTGCACATAAGAAGCCTGAAAAAGACTGGAAAGCTTATAACCCAAAGACAATGAGACCTCCCCCTCTCCCAGAGGGAACCAAGTCTGTGAAGATTATGACTTGGAATGTTAATGGATTGCGAGCACTGTTGAAGCTAGAGAGCTTCTCTGCTCTGCAGCTTGCTCAGAGAGAAAACTTTGATGTCTTGTGCTTGCAAGAGACAAAGATCCAG GTGAAGGATGTTGAGGAAGTTAAAAAAGCTCTTAGTGATGGCTATGATCATAGTTTCTGGTCTTGTAGCGTCTCAAAGCTTGGATACTCTGGAACTGCTATTATTTCAAGG ATAAAACCACTCTCAGTTAGATATGGTACTGGTCACTCTGGATCAGATCATGACATTGAAGGACGCATTGTGACCACTGAGTTCGACTCTTTCTACTTGATAAGCACATATGTCCCTAACTCTGGAGATGGCTTAAAAAGACTG TCATACAGGATTGAAGAATGGGATCGAACCCTCAGCAAGTACATCAAA GAGCTGGAGAAGACTAAACCTGTAGTCTTGACTGGTGATCTAAACTGTGCTCATGAAGAAATTGACATCTACAATCCTGCG ggGAACAAAAGAAGTGCTGGTTTTACAATAGAAGAAAGACAATCCTTCAGAGAAAACTTCTTAGACAAGGGCCTTGTAGATACCTTTAGAAAACAACATCCTGGTGTTTTAGGTTACACTTATTGGGGTTATCGCCATGGTACTCGCAAAACCAACAAAG GATGGAGACTGGACTACTTCTTGGTATCTGAATCGATCTCAGCCAATGTTCATGATTCTTATATTCTCCCTGATATCAATGGCAGTGATCATTGCCCCATTGGTCTTATTCTCAAGCTCTGA
- the LOC106352795 gene encoding protein EARLY RESPONSIVE TO DEHYDRATION 15, giving the protein MAMVSGRRSTLNPDAPLFVPAAVRQVEDFSPEWWQLVTTSTWYHDYWISQHQGADGFYDGEVDVADLLPESFDFDDMEDLFEADEFGGEIYHTPSDFGLGKNGEMVRRSSGNRSPKLIVEPAKYAEKPAKWANQRVASPRNIHQPR; this is encoded by the exons ATGGCGATGGTTTCAGGAAGACGTTCTACTCTAAACCCCGACGCGCCTCTGTTTGTTCCGGCGGCTGTACGACAAGTGGAGGATTTCTCTCCGGAGTGGTGGCAGTTGGTGACGACTTCGACGTGGTACCATGACTACTGGATCAGCCAGCATCAAGGTGCAGATGGTTTCTATGATGGTGAAGTTGATGTAGCTGATCTTCTTCCGGAGTCGTTTGATTTCGATGACATGGAAGATCTATTCGAGGCTGATGAGTTTGGTGGGGAGATCTACCATACACCTTCTGACTTTG GTTTAGGGAAGAATGGTGAGATGGTGAGGAGATCGAGTGGGAACAGGAGTCCTAAGTTGATTGTAGAGCCGGCGAAGTATGCAGAGAAGCCAGCTAAGTGGGCAAACCAGAGGGTTGCTTCTCCAAGAAACATCCACCAGCCTCGCTGA
- the LOC106352796 gene encoding cysteine-rich and transmembrane domain-containing protein WIH2 isoform X1, translating to MTDQHNQPPVGVPPPQGYTPEGYPPQGYPPQDYPPQGYPQQSYPPTYAPQYPPPQQNQQPHQQSSTTGCLQGCLAALCCCWLFECCAELAF from the exons atgACTGATCAGCACAATCAACCTCCCGTTGGTGTCCCTCCTCCTCAAG GTTATACACCAGAGGGGTATCCACCGCAGGGATATCCGCCGCAAGATTACCCACCGCAGGGCTACCCACAGCAAAGCTATCCTCCTACGTATGCGCCGCAATATCCTCCACCACAGCAGAATCAGCAGCCGCATCAACAGAGCAGTACTACTGGGTGTCTACAAGGATG TCTTGCTGCTCTATGCTGTTGCTGGCTATTCGAATGTTGTGCAGAGCTGGCATTTTAA
- the LOC106352796 gene encoding cysteine-rich and transmembrane domain-containing protein WIH2 isoform X2 codes for MTDQHNQPPVGVPPPQGYTPEGYPPQGYPPQDYPPQGYPQQSYPPTYAPQYPPPQQNQQPHQQSSTTGCLQGWLKESAYPREVLRYGIGSV; via the exons atgACTGATCAGCACAATCAACCTCCCGTTGGTGTCCCTCCTCCTCAAG GTTATACACCAGAGGGGTATCCACCGCAGGGATATCCGCCGCAAGATTACCCACCGCAGGGCTACCCACAGCAAAGCTATCCTCCTACGTATGCGCCGCAATATCCTCCACCACAGCAGAATCAGCAGCCGCATCAACAGAGCAGTACTACTGGGTGTCTACAAGGATG GCTCAAGGAGAGTGCTTACCCAAGAGAAGTCTTAAGATACGGAATAGgttcagtttaa
- the LOC106352797 gene encoding cysteine-rich and transmembrane domain-containing protein WIH2-like has protein sequence MSQYNQPPVGVPPPQGYPPEGYPKESYQPQGYPQQGYPPPYAPQYSQQQQQQNSPGCLEACFAALCCCCLLDFCFF, from the exons ATGAGTCAGTACAATCAACCTCCCGTTGGTGTTCCTCCTCCTCAAG GTTATCCGCCTGAGGGATATCCAAAGGAGTCTTATCAGccgcaaggttatcctcagcaAGGATATCCTCCTCCGTATGCACCGCAATATTCacagcagcagcaacagcaGAACAGCCCTGGGTGTCTAGAAGCATG TTTCGCTGCTCTCTGCTGTTGTTGTCTCTTGGATTTTTGCTTCTTCTGA